GGCTAAGTTAGCATAGCTGATTGCCGTGTTAGGATGATCGGGTCCAAAGTTTTTTTCATGGCTCTGCACCGCTTTTTCTAATAGCCCCTTTGCCCGCCCATAATCGCCAAGGGCTTTAAGTACGGTGGCTAAGTTAGCATAGCGGGTTGCCGTGTTAGGATGATCGGGTCCAAAGTTTTTTTCTAAGATCTGCACCGCTTTTTCTAATAGCCCCTTTGCCCGCCCATAATCGCCAAGGGCTTGAAGTACTAAGGCTAAGTTAGCATAGCTGGTTGCCGTGTTAGGATGATCGGGTCCAAAGTTTTTTTCTAAGATCTGCACCGCTTTTTCTAATAGCCCCTTTGCCCCCCCATAATCGCCAAGGTCTTTAAGTACTGAGGCTAAGTTAGAATAGCAGGTTGCCGTGTTAGGATGATCGGGTCCAAAGTTTTTTACATTGCTCTGCACCGCTTTTTCTAATAGCCCCTTTGCCCCCCCATAATCGCCGAGGTCTTGAAGTGCTAAGGCTAAGTTAGCATAGCGGGTTGCAGTGGTAGGATGTTGGGGTCCAAAGTTTTTTTCAGCGCTCTGCACCGCTTTTTCTAATAGCCCCTTTGCCCCCCCATAATCGCCAAGGTCTTGAAGTACTAAGGCTAAGTTAGCATAGCTGGTTGCCGTGTTAGGATGATCGGGTCCAAAGTTTTTTTCATTGCTCTGCACCGCTTTTTCAAATAGCCCCTTTGCCCCCCCATAATCGCCAAGGTCTTTAAGTACTGAGGCTAAGTTAGCATAGCTGGTTGCCGTGGTAGGATGCTCGGGTCCAAAGTTTTTTTTCAGCGCTCTGCACCGCTTTTTCTAATAGCCCCTTTGCCCGCCCATAATCGCCAAGGTCTTTAAGTACTAAGGCTAAGTTAGCATAGCTGGTTGCCGTGTTAGGATGATCGGGTCCAAAGTTTTTTTCATCGCTGTGCACCGCTTTTTCTAATAGCCCCTTTGCCCGCCCATAATCGCCAAGGTCTTTAAGTACTAAGGCTAAGTTAGAATAGCTGGTTGCCGTGTCAGAATGATCGGGTCCAAAGTTTTTTTCATCGCTGTGCACCGCTTTTTCTAATAGCCCCTTTGCACCCCCATAATCGCCAAGGTCTTTAAGTACTAAGGCTAAGTTATTTTGCAATTTACCGATTTCCGGGGTATTGGCTTGCGCAAAAACCTGCTCAATTGCCTTTCCGTAAGGTGCCAACATAAACTTATCTACGGGATT
The sequence above is drawn from the Sphingobacteriales bacterium genome and encodes:
- a CDS encoding tetratricopeptide repeat protein produces the protein MQSNEKNFGPDHPNTATSYANLALVLQDLGDYGGAKGLLEKAVQSAEKNFGPQHPTTATRYANLALALQDLGDYGGAKGLLEKAVQSNVKNFGPDHPNTATCYSNLASVLKDLGDYGGAKGLLEKAVQILEKNFGPDHPNTATSYANLALVLQALGDYGRAKGLLEKAVQILEKNFGPDHPNTATRYANLATVLKALGDYGRAKGLLEKAVQSHEKNFGPDHPNTAISYANLALVLQALGDYGRAKGLLEKAVQSHEKNFGPDHPETAIHYSNLAVVLKDLGDYGGAKGLLEKAVQSDEKNFGPDHPNTATSYANLALVLQDLGDYGRAKGLLEKAVHSDEKNFGPDHPKTATCYANLASVLQDLGDYGGAKGLLEKAVQSHEKNFGPDHPNTATSYSNLASVLCSLKDFRQALVLAKKAHQIFTTTLPPGHPDIALAKSWVDGLSKLLGE